In Bactrocera oleae isolate idBacOlea1 chromosome 5, idBacOlea1, whole genome shotgun sequence, a genomic segment contains:
- the Vap33 gene encoding vesicle-associated membrane protein/synaptobrevin-binding protein, translated as MEKPKELIIEPKGELRFVGPFTRPVITVMKITNPTDNIILFKIKTTAPKRYCVRPNFGSLEPHTHARIEICLQPFVYDPNDKNKHKFMVQSLVVLDHPVEDWNKLWKESEPHQLMDVKLRCVFEMPTVTSAADSSGASGANEIVKEESVKMIESENKAIPFREEKVSNVQPSDQREELLSDIRRLREDNEKLQREKRHLTDEIVKVRDSYSKPMYDQAYTPILGEKQIPVFYIALSIVAAIFGFLFGKYF; from the exons GTCCCTTCACTCGTCCCGTTATCACTGTTATGAAAATAACCAATCCAACAGATAATATTATACTGTTCAAGATAAAAACGACCGCTCCAAAACGATATTGTGTGCGTCCAAATTTCGGTTCACTCGAACCACATACGCATGCCAGGATTGAAA tttgttTACAACCTTTTGTGTATGATCCCAACGACAAAAATAAGCATAAGTTCATGGTACAGAGCCTGGTTGTGCTCGATCACCCTGTTGAAGACTGGAACAAGTTG tGGAAAGAGTCAGAACCACATCAGTTGATGGATGTGAAATTGAGATGTGTCTTCGAGATGCCAACTGTAACGTCAGCCGCAGACAGCAGTGGTGCTTCAG GCGCCAATGAAATTGTAAAGGAAGAATCAGTAAAAATGATTGAGTCAGAAAATAAAGCAATTCCATTTCGCGAAGAGAAA GTATCAAATGTGCAACCATCGGATCAACGTGAAGAGCTATTGTCCGACATTAGGCGGCTGCGTGAAGACAATGAGAAATTGCAAAGAGAGAAGCGTCATCTTACg gatgAAATCGTCAAAGTACGGGATTCATATTCGAAACCGATGTACGATCAGGCCTATACACCTATTCTGGGCGAGAAACAAATTCCGGTGTTCTATATAGCGTTGTCGATTGTTGCGGCCATATTTGGCTTTCTgtttggcaaatatttttga